In Populus nigra chromosome 1, ddPopNigr1.1, whole genome shotgun sequence, one genomic interval encodes:
- the LOC133680783 gene encoding G-type lectin S-receptor-like serine/threonine-protein kinase LECRK3, which translates to MAFPCFRTTLNLLLFLVLTPSVFAQTPPNVTSGSYLIASDTSVPWKSPSGEFAFGFHQINNQKLFLLGIWFDTIPEKTLVWYANGDDMAPEGSKVELTLDGSFRLTSPQGRLMWKPQSSVDGVAYAALLNNGNFILADNSSKSLWETFKDPRDTMLPTQILEVGGKLSSRLKDSSYSKGRFLLRLQPNDGSVLLKPLALPTGYEYEAYFKSNTSDDASPQNSGYQLVFDKSGHLNVLQASRSVVNLTKGRESPAGDYFYRATLDVDGLFTLYAHPRAQTNGRWGQTWVAIWSVPDDICSDHSSGNLGGGPCGYNSYCKLGTNRRPICECLPGFSLSDTSNEFGGCQQNLMPNCDQGKSKPEDLYALQEVPNTFFPYSANFEQLQSLNEDECGRLCLSDCNCVVAVIKKGSCWKKKLPLSNGRQDYNIYGKALVKAKVKYGEQRSNNFSSGRSNSSSFTYKDLKEATDGFREQLGRGSFGTVYKGLLTSQSSRNYVAVKKLERMVQEGEKEFKTEASAIAKTHHKNLVRLLGFCDEGPNRLLVYEFMSNGTLAGFLFGISRPDWNKRIQMAFGIARALTYLHEECSTQIIHCDIKPQNILLDDTFTARISDFGLAKLLMNEQTRTHTAIRGTRGYVAPEWFRNMPITAKVDVYSYGIMLLEIICCRKSVDMENEKEEEIILADWAHDCYKGRKLDELVKADEEAKNDMKTLERLVMVSIWCIQEDPSLRPSMRTVTQMLEGIVQVSAPPCPSPFSSIC; encoded by the exons atggCTTTTCCTTGTTTTAGGACTACCCTCAACCTCTTGCTGTTTCTTGTTCTGACACCTTCTGTGTTTGCCCAAACTCCTCCTAATGTTACTTCGGGTTCATACCTTATTGCTTCTGATACATCAGTTCCATGGAAGTCCCCTTCTGGTGAATTTGCTTTTGGATTCCACCAAATCAACAATCAAAAACTTTTCTTGCTTGGCATCTGGTTCGATACAATACCGGAGAAAACATTAGTTTGGTATGCAAACGGAGATGATATGGCACCTGAAGGATCGAAGGTTGAGCTTACTCTTGATGGTAGTTTCAGACTTACTAGTCCTCAAGGACGATTAATGTGGAAGCCTCAATCTTCAGTAGATGGAGTTGCTTATGCTGCCCTACTCAACAACGGCAACTTTATTCTCGCAGATAATAGTTCCAAGTCTTTGTGGGAAACCTTCAAGGATCCCCGTGATACCATGCTGCCAACTCAAATACTTGAAGTTGGTGGAAAGTTATCGTCCCGGCTAAAGGACAGTAGCTACTCCAAGGGAAGGTTCCTGCTTCGCTTGCAACCAAATGATGGGAGTGTTTTGCTCAAACCACTTGCCTTGCCAACAGGTTATGAATATGAGGCTTATTTTAAGAGCAATACTTCTGATGATGCTTCACCACAGAATTCTGGCTATCAGTTAGTCTTTGACAAGTCAGGTCACCTCAATGTTCTCCAAGCCAGTAGAAGTGTTGTTAACCTCACCAAGGGAAGAGAGTCTCCAGCCGGAGATTACTTTTACAGGGCGACGCTTGATGTTGATGGACTTTTTACTCTGTATGCTCATCCCAGGGCTCAAACAAATGGTAGATGGGGACAGACATGGGTTGCTATTTGGTCAGTCCCGGACGATATATGTTCTGATCATAGTAGTGGTAACTTGGGTGGTGGTCCTTGTGGATATAACAGCTACTGTAAACTTGGCACAAACCGAAGGCCTATCTGTGAATGCCTTCCTGGGTTTTCCCTCTCCGATACCAGCAACGAGTTCGGTGGCTGCCAGCAGAACTTAATGCCAAATTGTGACCAAGGAAAATCAAAGCCAGAGGATTTATATGCACTGCAAGAGGTGCCAAATACATTTTTTCCATATTCTGCAAACTTCGAACAATTGCAGTCACTAAATGAAGATGAGTGTGGACGATTGTGCCTCTCTGATTGTAACTGTGTTGTTGCTGTCATCAAAAAGGGGAGCTGTTGGAAGAAGAAATTGCCACTTTCAAATGGAAGGCAAGACTATAATATCTATGGGAAGGCTCTAGTTAAG GCGAAAGTCAAATACGGGGAACAAAGATCAAACAACTTTAGTTCTGGCAGGAGCAATTCTTCTAG CTTTACGTATAAAGACCTGAAAGAAGCCACGGATGGATTTAGAGAGCAGCTTGGACGAGGTTCGTTTGGAACTGTATATAAAGGACTATTAACATCACAGAGTTCAAGAAACTATGTTGCAGTTAAGAAGTTGGAGAGGATGGTGCAAGAAGGCGagaaggaattcaaaacagaagcAAGCGCGATAGCCAAGACTCACCACAAGAATTTGGTCAGATTGCTTGGATTCTGTGATGAAGGGCCAAACAGGCTTCTGGTCTATGAGTTTATGAGCAATGGCACCTTAGCTGGTTTCCTATTTGGAATTTCCAGACCTGACTGGAACAAACGCATTCAAATGGCATTCGGCATTGCACGTGCGCTTACATACTTGCACGAGGAGTGTAGCACACAGATTATCCATTGCGACATCAAGCCCCAAAACATACTCCTTGATGACACATTTACAGCAAGAATCTCAGACTTTGGACTGGCAAAGCTCTTAATGAATGAACAAACACGCACACATACAGCTATTAGAGGGACCCGAGGATATGTCGCACCAGAGTGGTTCAGGAACATGCCAATTACAGCAAAAGTAGATGTTTATAGTTATGGGATCATGCTATTGGAGATCATTTGTTGCAGAAAGAGCGTTGATATggaaaatgagaaagaagaggagatCATACTAGCAGACTGGGCCCATGACTGCTATAAAGGACGAAAATTAGACGAGCTGGTGAAGGCTGACGAGGAGGCAAAAAATGACATGAAGACGTTGGAGAGGTTAGTGATGGTGTCAATTTGGTGCATACAAGAGGATCCTTCTCTTAGACCTTCTATGAGGACAGTCACACAAATGCTTGAAGGAATCGTTCAAGTTTCTGCTCCCCCATGTCCTTCCCCTTTCAGTTCAATCTGCTAA
- the LOC133706317 gene encoding uncharacterized protein LOC133706317, which translates to MWRFKHFTQKEPAGLEGRYVDVGNLKIHVRNAIAEGGFSCVYLARDAVHASKQYALKHMIYNDEELSDLVMKEINVMKALKGHPNVVTLYAHTILDMGRTKEALLVMEFCEKSLVNVLESRGAAYFEEKQVLSIFRDVCNAVFAMHSQSLPIAHRDLKAENLLLGPDGLWKLCDFGSTSTNHKRFEKPEEMGIEEDNIRKHTTPAYRAPEMWDLLRRDLINEKVDIWALGCLLYRICYFKSAFDGESKLQILNGNYRIPDLPKYSSPVTDLIRDMLQASPDDRPDITQVWFRVNEQLPVNLQKSLPDGPPEMQSAGIHGGIAKAANRSPPIPQRSPPPPPSSGGGGGGGQLGAFWSTHHAKDSLFVEDKSRPKFDEEPSHNTSQQDRNQSENRSFPKNASPAKQENVHNIVAGRRNVHNKSHVPEDGASKDFELTFSQKDMDHGMERPKASKPAATHLFQDEAFSTFVAEFDSNKLNSRVSNDKEGKEEALEAEIERLKEQLKQVNSEKAEITSKFEKLSAICRSQRQEIQELKQTLAARTPSPNKYQASSRIQPSASPPQEKSDWSTPSPESKSWQAFADDNKSQQKPVSKGNSPQSVRTRNAHQNKQAAELASNIDSWGFGSESFTAVPTASSQISGSNTEAHSGGSKIMESKPATQPAGWAGF; encoded by the exons ATGTGGAGGTTCAAACATTTTACTCAAAAAGAACCAGCAGGCCTTGAAGGTCGCTATGTTGATGTTGGCAATCTTAAGATTCATGTTCGAAATGCCATTGCGGAGGGAGGATTTTCCTGTGTATATTTAGCTCGAGATGCTGTGCATGCATCAAAGCAATACGCTTTAAAGCACATGATATACAATGATGAAGAATTGTCAGACTTGGTGATGAAGGAGATCAATGTGATGAAGGCGCTCAAAGGGCATCCTAATGTTGTTACACTTTATGCACATACCATCTTAGATATGGGAAGAACAAAGGAAGCACTCCTTGTAATGGAATTTTGTGAAAAATCTCTGGTTAATGTGCTGGAGAGCAGGGGAGCAGCATATTTTGAGGAGAAACAAGTCCTTTCCATATTTAGAGATGTCTGCAATGCTGTTTTTGCTATGCACTCTCAATCTCTGCCAATTGCTCACCG AGATTTGAAAGCTGAGAATCTTTTGCTGGGGCCTGATGGATTGTGGAAATTATGTGATTTTGGGAGCACCTCTACAAATCATAAACGCTTTGAGAAGCCTGAAGAAATGGGTATTGAAGAGGACAACATTCGGAAGCACACAACACCTGCCTATAGAGCCCCTGAG ATGTGGGATCTGTTGCGAAGAGATCTTATAAATGAGAAGGTAGACATATGG GCTCTTGGATGTCTGCTCTATCGCATATGCTACTTCAAGAGTGCATTTGACGGAGAATCAAAGCTGCAAATATTAAATGGGAACTATCGCATTCCAGATTTACCCAAATACAGCTCGCCAGTGACAGATTTGATCAGAGACATGCTTCAAGCATCACCAGATGACCGACCAGACATCACGCAG GTATGGTTTCGTGTTAATGAGCAGCTACCAGTTAATTTGCAGAAGTCATTGCCTGATGGACCACCTGAAATGCAATCTGCTGGTATACATGGAG GTATTGCAAAAGCTGCAAATAGGTCGCCTCCAATTCCTCAAAGAAGtccaccacctcctccttcATCTGGGGGTGGGGGAGGTGGGGGACAGCTTGGTGCTTTCTGGTCAACGCATCACGCAAAGGATTCACTGTTTGTCGAAGACAAGAGCAGACCTAAATTTGATGAAGAACCTAGCCATAACACATCACAACAAGATAGGAATCAGTCAGAGAATCGCAGTTTTCCCAAAAACGCTAGCCCTGCAAAGCAGGAAAATGTACATAACATTGTGGCTGGTAGGAGGAATGTGCATAATAAATCACATGTGCCTGAGGATGGTGCTTCCAAGGACTTTGAATTAACTTTCTCTCAGAAAGATATGGATCATGGCATGGAGAGGCCAAAAGCATCAAAACCGGCTGCTACTCATTTATTTCAAGATGAGGCTTTTAGTACTTTTGTTGCTGAATTTGATAGCAATAAGCTCAACTCAAGAGTTAGTAATGACaaagaaggaaaggaagaagCACTAGAGGCTGAAATAGAGAGGCTTAAAGAGCAGCTGAAGCAGGTAAACTCTGAGAAGGCCGAAATAACTTCGAAATTTGAAAAGCTATCTGCCATTTGTCGATCTCAGAGACAGGAGATACAGGAGCTCAAGCAAACACTAGCCGCAAGAACTCCTTCGCCGAATAAATATCAAGCCTCATCTAGAATTCAACCATCTGCAAGTCCTCCg CAAGAAAAATCTGACTGGAGTACCCCAAGCCCAGAGTCAAAGTCATGGCAAGCATTTGCAGATGATAACAAGTCACAGCAGAAGCCTGTTTCAAAAGGCAACAGTCCACAGTCTGTTAGAACCAGAAACGCACACCAGAATAAGCAGGCTGCTGAATTAGCATCTAATATTGATTCGTGGGGTTTTGGATCGGAGAGTTTTACAGCTGTACCTACTGCCAGCTCTCAAATTTCAGGGTCTAATACTGAAGCGCACTCAGGTGGGTCAAAGATTATGGAGAGCAAGCCAGCTACTCAACCTGCTGGATGGGCTGGTTTCTAG
- the LOC133678689 gene encoding uncharacterized protein LOC133678689 has translation MEKQQQEEEPLSLNSDLKKQETVLCEECKEKPSKYKCPGCSVRSCSLNCVKAHKQRASCSGKRSQTHFVPLSQFDDNLLLSDYNLLEEIKRVADSARRTRTKLHPLPPYSRFPPHRQDLKRAAARRRTKLLFLPNGMSKREKNQTQYDPRKKSISWTIEWRFHSTDVVLHDHGVHEDTELFSVIEKHLKPGPWNHPLRQFCDQPLDSLKFFIRKYPKGPKSTFCEINTKASLRQQLANVVIMEHPVIHVFLPSHKYDFDVVKDVRLVNHRLDAKNSASNDCPSPKGIVFREEQIEDEANICSSDPQVYDLMKNEILSPSNQIYHHNASVKALENIFDDSLAVREAAVNGVHSSSKSEGTFENMEFDFDQGLMDAYSDLIAQINPDDFLDLEGVFSKEEEDRNDHFGSMGTFSVEEELEEGEIAE, from the exons ATGGAGAAGCAGCAACAAGAGGAGGAGCCATTGTCATTAAACTCAGaccttaaaaaacaagaaactgtATTGTGTGAAGAATGCAAAGAAAAACCATCAAAATACAAATGCCCAGGTTGCTCTGTACGCTCTTGCAGCCTCAATTGTGTCAAAGCTCACAAGCAACGCGCTTCCTGTTCTGGAAAACGAAGCCAGACCCACTTTGTCCCTCTATCTCAATTCGATGACAATCTCCTCTTGTCCG ATTATAATTTGCTTGAGGAAATCAAGAGGGTTGCTGATTCTGCTCGGAGGACGAGAACTAAATTGCACCCACTTCCTCCTTATTCTAGATTTCCACCTCACCGTCAAGACCTTAAACGTGCTGCTGCAAGACGGAGAACAAAGCTCCTTTTCCTTCCAAATGGAATGTCAAAGAGGGAAAAGAACCAGACTCAATACGACCCAAG GAAGAAATCCATCTCTTGGACAATTGAGTGGCGGTTTCACTCAACTGATGTTGTTTTACATGACCACGG AGTACATGAAGACACCGAACTTTTCTCTGTAATTGAGAAGCATTTGAAACCTGGACCATGGAACCATCCATTAAGGCAATTTTGTGATCAGCCTTTGGACTCCCTCAAGTTTTTTATCCGCAAGTATCCAAAG ggaCCCAAGTCAACTTTCTGTGAGATTAACACCAAGGCCTCTTTAAGGCAGCAATTAGCCAATGTAGTTATCATGGAACACCCTGTTATTCATGTTTTCCTTCCATCACACAAGTATGATTTTGACGTTGTCAAAGATGTTCGTCTTGTCAATCATAGATTGGATGCTAAGAATTCTGCCAGCAATGATTGCCCAAGTCCAAAAGGCATTGTCTTTAGGGAAGAGCAAATAGAAGATGAAGCCAATATTTGCTCTTCTGATCCCCAAGTTTATGatttgatgaaaaatgaaattttgagtccgtcaaatcaaatctatcatCATAACGCATCTGTGAAAGCATTAGAAAACATATTTGATGACTCTTTGGCTGTGAGAGAAGCAGCAGTTAATGGTGTGCATTCCAGCTCCAAGAGCGAAGGGACTTTCGAGAATATGGAATTTGACTTTGATCAAGGTTTGATGGATGCATACTCAGATCTCATTGCGCAAATTAATCCTGATGACTTTCTTGATTTAGAGGGTGTGTTTtccaaggaagaagaagataggAATGATCATTTTGGTTCCATGGGGACTTTTTCAGTGGAAGAGGAATTGGAAGAGGGGGAGATTGCAGAATAA